One window of the Seriola aureovittata isolate HTS-2021-v1 ecotype China chromosome 22, ASM2101889v1, whole genome shotgun sequence genome contains the following:
- the mcm10 gene encoding protein MCM10 homolog isoform X2 — protein sequence MDSEDDLDILTALLAESEGVAEDQGSQEQADDLDGLFDDDNDEEEEYKEGVEEEGGDVEAEDTVSDLFGDVDDIENEEKDTKGKASGGEASESLNRSKEDLQEELRQMQEQMQKLQQQLEASQKVSTPSSPPVRAAGRSAAPKPVAPKPTPPRQLTPKVTQVKPAAPSQKTKTQAATSSSTPVRGGGGGGRVKLQESSDFSDQLNNADSFKRKPRVAHEPKPSTSPDRGPLVEIKIGSSFQPVESSSSKVSNPLRSPAASHTRAAPAAAAGQPKPSSLPPLPKDMAVERYSGLRLRKPRVSSSEMDRKMADRRFIRLSQVPERLAREKLEDSDWVTFAVLVNKATPQSSSSGKTFSIWKLNDLHNLEVFVSLLLFGEVHKEHWKTEPGTVIGLLNPNPMKQKDGYDGVSLTVDHPQKVLVMGEAQDYSTCKAMKKNGDPCSQIVNMYECQYCQYHVKAQYKKMSSKRAELQSTFSGKAPNKVKVKGGGLRERLCQDGFYYGGVSSAACASSLTATKPNKPIQKTLDKLFVKGSTQLVDQAKRLAIETGEVSGCSNEFKSLMSMPTPGALQLKKHLAHGSQSVSKDPTGAPVQSISASDLLKQQKQKQRELLENRRRRADEIQKRVLQNSERARPGSSSLPPSREGLMSPKAASEVPKSTQSPAAPHAPTLGRGFSKGEDILFFENSPRSAPPPSALSLSAAKMAALKKLRVKGAGLEKEDPNAVKRKRNNSSEISVRVEKNLTSPNGESSNNEDEEPAQKKKRDQLQYIQSEEFQKILNAKSRHGVALQAAEYQLQERYFDALVKKEQMEEKMKGIREMKCRAVTCRKCSYTYFKPADRCVEENHDLRWHDSVKRFFKCPCGQRAIALDRLPHKHCSNCGLFKWERDGMLKEKKGPKIGGELLLPRGEEQAKFLNSMN from the exons ATGGACA GTGAGGATGATCTGGACATTCTGACGGCATTGCTGGCTGAGAGCGAGGGTGTCGCAGAAGATCAGGGCAGTCAGGAGCAGGCCGACGATTTGGACGGCCTGTTTGATGATGACAAcgatgaggaggaagagtaCAAAGAGGGCGTCGAGGAAGAAGGGGGAGATGTGGAGGCAGAGGACACAGTGTCAGATCTCTTTGGAGATGTGGATGACATTGAAAATGAGGAGAAGGACACTAAAGGAAAAGCAAGCGGAGGAGAAGCCAGTGAGAGTCTGAACAGGTCCAAGGAGGATTTACAAG AGGAGCTGAGGCAGATGCAGGAGCAGATGCAGaagttgcagcagcagctggaggcgAGTCAGAAGGTTTCCACCCCATCCTCCCCTCCAGTCAGGGCTGCAGGGCGCTCAGCTGCTCCCAAACCTGTGGCCCCCAAACCAACACCTCCCCGACAGCTCACCCCCAAAGTGACCCAGGTCAAACCAGCAGCTCCCTCACAGAAGACCAAGACACAAGCAG CAACGTCTTCATCCACTCcggtcagaggaggaggaggaggaggacgagtgAAGCTCCAGGAGTCTTCGGACTTTTCTGACCAGCTGAATAACGCTGACTCCTTCAAACGCAAACCCAGAGTAGCTCATGAACCCAAACCCAGCACATCACCAG ATAGGGGGCCACTGGTGGAGATTAAGATTGGCAGCTCCTTCCAGCCAgtagagagcagcagcagcaaggttTCCAATCCTCTGCGCTCACCTGCAGCCTCCCACACcagagctgctccagctgcagcagcaggacagcCGAAACCCTCTTCTCTACCTCCTCTTCCTAAAGACATGGCTGTTGAGAGATACTCAGGGCTGCGGCTCAG aAAACCGCGGGTTTCCTCCAGCGAGATGGACCGCAAGATGGCGGACCGCCGTTTCATCCGTCTGTCACAGGTGCCAGAGCGTTTGGCTCGGGAGAAACTGGAGGACAGTGACTGGGTGACGTTTGCGGTGTTGGTCAATAAGGCCAcgccacagagcagcagcagt GGGAAAACATTCAGCATCTGGAAGCTGAATGACCTCCATAACCTggaagtgtttgtgtctctgttgctgtttgGTGAAGTCCACAAAGAGCACTGGAAGACGGAGCCGGGCACCGTTATCGGACTCCTCAACCCGAACCCCATGAAGCAGAAGGACGGATATGACGGG GTCAGCCTGACGGTGGATCACCCACAGAAGGTGCTGGTGATGGGTGAAGCTCAGGACTACAGCACCTGCAAGGCCATGAAGAAGAACGGAGACCCCTGCTCTCAGATTGTCAACATG TACGAGTGCCAGTACTGCCAGTACCACGTCAAGGCCCAGTATAAGAAGATGAGCTCAAAGAGGGCCGAGCTGCAGTCAACATTCTCTGGAAAAGCTCCCAACAAGGTGAAAGTGAAGGGCGGCGGCCTGAGAGAGCGGCTGTGTCAGGACGGCTTCTACTACGGCGGCGTCTCCTCGGCCGCCTGCGCCTCCTCGCT GACAGCGACCAAACCGAACAAACCCATTCAGAAAACTCTGGACAAGCTGTTTGTGAAAGGCTCGACTCAGCTGGTCGATCAGGCCAAGAGGCTCG ccatAGAGACCGGTGAAGTTTCAGGTTGTTCTAACGAATTCAAGAGCCTGATGTCGATGCCAACACCTGGAGCTCTGCAGCTGAAGAAGCACTTAGCACATGGCAGCCAATCAG TCTCCAAGGATCCGACTGGAGCTCCAGTTCAGTCCATCTCAGCCTCAGACctgctgaagcagcagaaacagaagcagcGGGAGCTTCTGGAGAACCGTCGACGGAGGGCGGATGAGATCCAGAAAAGGGTGCTGCAGAACTCAGAAAGGGCCAGACCTGGGTCGTCGTCCTTACCACCGAGCCGAGAGGGTCTGATGTCCCCGAAAGCAGCTTCTGAGGTCCCCAAATCCACCCAGAGCCCCGCGGCGCCTCATGCGCCCACCCTGGGCCGAGGCTTCTCCAAGGGCGAAGACATCCTGTTTTTTGAGAACAGCCCCcgttcagctcctcctcccaGCGCTCTCAGCCTATCAGCCgccaagatggctgctctgAAGAAACTGAGAGTTAAAGGGGCAGGGCTGGAAAAAGAAGACCCCAACgcagtgaagaggaagaggaacaaCAGCAGTGAGATCAGCGTTCGGGTGGAGAAGAATCTGACCTCGCCCAATg GTGAGTCGTCCAATAATGAGGATGAGGAGCCAGCCCAGAAGAAGAAGCGAGATCAGCTCCAGTACATTCAGTCAGAGGAGTTCCAGAAGATCCTCAACGCCAAATCTCGTCACGGGGTCGCGCTACAGGCG GCGGAGTACCAGCTGCAGGAGCGCTACTTTGATGCTCTGGTGAAGAAGgagcagatggaggagaagatgaagggCATCAGGGAGATGAAGTGTCGTGCCGTCACCTGCAGAAAG TGTAGTTACACCTACTTTAAGCCGGCGGATCGCTGTGTGGAGGAGAATCATGATCTACGGTGGCACGACTCTGTCAAACGTTTCTTCAAATGTCCCTGCGGACAGAGAGCCATCGCTCTGGACAGACTGCCGCACAAACACTGCAG TAACTGTGGTCTGTTTAAATGGGAGCGTGACGGGATGCTGAAG GAGAAAAAGGGACCAAAGATCGGTGGAGAGCTTCTCCTGCCTCGAGGAGAGGAGCAAGCCAAGTTCCTCAACAGCATGAATTGA
- the ucmaa gene encoding upper zone of growth plate and cartilage matrix associated a, giving the protein MSWTRVFVLSLLTTLLILTFSSVVENAAVRDDTKPANPRGAARQVFMPESDASNFFKRRTRRSTRYYELVAEQRVKIAASEHRREYNEEQRNEYENYAEEDRDEVNERSRETNEQLREYNYDGLYPRYYWFH; this is encoded by the exons ATGTCCTGGACTCGAgtctttgtcctctctctcctcaccaccctcctcatcctcacct TTTCCAGTGTGGTGGAAAACGCAGCAGTACGGGACGACACAAAACCAGCCAATCCTAGAG GTGCGGCGCGACAGGTGTTCATGCCTGAGTCGGACGCCTCCAACTTCTTCAAACGCCGCACTCGCCGCTCGACCCGATACTATGAGCTCGTAG CTGAGCAGAGGGTAAAGATTGCAGCGAGTGAGCACAGGCGGGAGTACAACGAGGAGCAGAGGAATGAGTACGAGAACTACGCCGAGGAGGACCGTGACG AGGTAAACGAGAGATCGAGGGAAACAAACGAGCAGCTGCGAGAGTATAACTACGATGGCCTCTATCCTCGCTACTACTGGTTCCACTGA
- the mcm10 gene encoding protein MCM10 homolog isoform X1, with the protein MDSEDDLDILTALLAESEGVAEDQGSQEQADDLDGLFDDDNDEEEEYKEGVEEEGGDVEAEDTVSDLFGDVDDIENEEKDTKGKASGGEASESLNRSKEDLQEELRQMQEQMQKLQQQLEASQKVSTPSSPPVRAAGRSAAPKPVAPKPTPPRQLTPKVTQVKPAAPSQKTKTQAATSSSTPVRGGGGGGRVKLQESSDFSDQLNNADSFKRKPRVAHEPKPSTSPEDRGPLVEIKIGSSFQPVESSSSKVSNPLRSPAASHTRAAPAAAAGQPKPSSLPPLPKDMAVERYSGLRLRKPRVSSSEMDRKMADRRFIRLSQVPERLAREKLEDSDWVTFAVLVNKATPQSSSSGKTFSIWKLNDLHNLEVFVSLLLFGEVHKEHWKTEPGTVIGLLNPNPMKQKDGYDGVSLTVDHPQKVLVMGEAQDYSTCKAMKKNGDPCSQIVNMYECQYCQYHVKAQYKKMSSKRAELQSTFSGKAPNKVKVKGGGLRERLCQDGFYYGGVSSAACASSLTATKPNKPIQKTLDKLFVKGSTQLVDQAKRLAIETGEVSGCSNEFKSLMSMPTPGALQLKKHLAHGSQSVSKDPTGAPVQSISASDLLKQQKQKQRELLENRRRRADEIQKRVLQNSERARPGSSSLPPSREGLMSPKAASEVPKSTQSPAAPHAPTLGRGFSKGEDILFFENSPRSAPPPSALSLSAAKMAALKKLRVKGAGLEKEDPNAVKRKRNNSSEISVRVEKNLTSPNGESSNNEDEEPAQKKKRDQLQYIQSEEFQKILNAKSRHGVALQAAEYQLQERYFDALVKKEQMEEKMKGIREMKCRAVTCRKCSYTYFKPADRCVEENHDLRWHDSVKRFFKCPCGQRAIALDRLPHKHCSNCGLFKWERDGMLKEKKGPKIGGELLLPRGEEQAKFLNSMN; encoded by the exons ATGGACA GTGAGGATGATCTGGACATTCTGACGGCATTGCTGGCTGAGAGCGAGGGTGTCGCAGAAGATCAGGGCAGTCAGGAGCAGGCCGACGATTTGGACGGCCTGTTTGATGATGACAAcgatgaggaggaagagtaCAAAGAGGGCGTCGAGGAAGAAGGGGGAGATGTGGAGGCAGAGGACACAGTGTCAGATCTCTTTGGAGATGTGGATGACATTGAAAATGAGGAGAAGGACACTAAAGGAAAAGCAAGCGGAGGAGAAGCCAGTGAGAGTCTGAACAGGTCCAAGGAGGATTTACAAG AGGAGCTGAGGCAGATGCAGGAGCAGATGCAGaagttgcagcagcagctggaggcgAGTCAGAAGGTTTCCACCCCATCCTCCCCTCCAGTCAGGGCTGCAGGGCGCTCAGCTGCTCCCAAACCTGTGGCCCCCAAACCAACACCTCCCCGACAGCTCACCCCCAAAGTGACCCAGGTCAAACCAGCAGCTCCCTCACAGAAGACCAAGACACAAGCAG CAACGTCTTCATCCACTCcggtcagaggaggaggaggaggaggacgagtgAAGCTCCAGGAGTCTTCGGACTTTTCTGACCAGCTGAATAACGCTGACTCCTTCAAACGCAAACCCAGAGTAGCTCATGAACCCAAACCCAGCACATCACCAG AAGATAGGGGGCCACTGGTGGAGATTAAGATTGGCAGCTCCTTCCAGCCAgtagagagcagcagcagcaaggttTCCAATCCTCTGCGCTCACCTGCAGCCTCCCACACcagagctgctccagctgcagcagcaggacagcCGAAACCCTCTTCTCTACCTCCTCTTCCTAAAGACATGGCTGTTGAGAGATACTCAGGGCTGCGGCTCAG aAAACCGCGGGTTTCCTCCAGCGAGATGGACCGCAAGATGGCGGACCGCCGTTTCATCCGTCTGTCACAGGTGCCAGAGCGTTTGGCTCGGGAGAAACTGGAGGACAGTGACTGGGTGACGTTTGCGGTGTTGGTCAATAAGGCCAcgccacagagcagcagcagt GGGAAAACATTCAGCATCTGGAAGCTGAATGACCTCCATAACCTggaagtgtttgtgtctctgttgctgtttgGTGAAGTCCACAAAGAGCACTGGAAGACGGAGCCGGGCACCGTTATCGGACTCCTCAACCCGAACCCCATGAAGCAGAAGGACGGATATGACGGG GTCAGCCTGACGGTGGATCACCCACAGAAGGTGCTGGTGATGGGTGAAGCTCAGGACTACAGCACCTGCAAGGCCATGAAGAAGAACGGAGACCCCTGCTCTCAGATTGTCAACATG TACGAGTGCCAGTACTGCCAGTACCACGTCAAGGCCCAGTATAAGAAGATGAGCTCAAAGAGGGCCGAGCTGCAGTCAACATTCTCTGGAAAAGCTCCCAACAAGGTGAAAGTGAAGGGCGGCGGCCTGAGAGAGCGGCTGTGTCAGGACGGCTTCTACTACGGCGGCGTCTCCTCGGCCGCCTGCGCCTCCTCGCT GACAGCGACCAAACCGAACAAACCCATTCAGAAAACTCTGGACAAGCTGTTTGTGAAAGGCTCGACTCAGCTGGTCGATCAGGCCAAGAGGCTCG ccatAGAGACCGGTGAAGTTTCAGGTTGTTCTAACGAATTCAAGAGCCTGATGTCGATGCCAACACCTGGAGCTCTGCAGCTGAAGAAGCACTTAGCACATGGCAGCCAATCAG TCTCCAAGGATCCGACTGGAGCTCCAGTTCAGTCCATCTCAGCCTCAGACctgctgaagcagcagaaacagaagcagcGGGAGCTTCTGGAGAACCGTCGACGGAGGGCGGATGAGATCCAGAAAAGGGTGCTGCAGAACTCAGAAAGGGCCAGACCTGGGTCGTCGTCCTTACCACCGAGCCGAGAGGGTCTGATGTCCCCGAAAGCAGCTTCTGAGGTCCCCAAATCCACCCAGAGCCCCGCGGCGCCTCATGCGCCCACCCTGGGCCGAGGCTTCTCCAAGGGCGAAGACATCCTGTTTTTTGAGAACAGCCCCcgttcagctcctcctcccaGCGCTCTCAGCCTATCAGCCgccaagatggctgctctgAAGAAACTGAGAGTTAAAGGGGCAGGGCTGGAAAAAGAAGACCCCAACgcagtgaagaggaagaggaacaaCAGCAGTGAGATCAGCGTTCGGGTGGAGAAGAATCTGACCTCGCCCAATg GTGAGTCGTCCAATAATGAGGATGAGGAGCCAGCCCAGAAGAAGAAGCGAGATCAGCTCCAGTACATTCAGTCAGAGGAGTTCCAGAAGATCCTCAACGCCAAATCTCGTCACGGGGTCGCGCTACAGGCG GCGGAGTACCAGCTGCAGGAGCGCTACTTTGATGCTCTGGTGAAGAAGgagcagatggaggagaagatgaagggCATCAGGGAGATGAAGTGTCGTGCCGTCACCTGCAGAAAG TGTAGTTACACCTACTTTAAGCCGGCGGATCGCTGTGTGGAGGAGAATCATGATCTACGGTGGCACGACTCTGTCAAACGTTTCTTCAAATGTCCCTGCGGACAGAGAGCCATCGCTCTGGACAGACTGCCGCACAAACACTGCAG TAACTGTGGTCTGTTTAAATGGGAGCGTGACGGGATGCTGAAG GAGAAAAAGGGACCAAAGATCGGTGGAGAGCTTCTCCTGCCTCGAGGAGAGGAGCAAGCCAAGTTCCTCAACAGCATGAATTGA